In Sphingomonas sp. M1-B02, the sequence CGGGCCGCTTCGCCGTGCTCAAGGAAGCCCGGCGTCGGGCGGATCATGGCGTGGCCCCAGCGCCATAGCTCAATGCTGCGAATCGCATCGTCGAGATCAGGATGCATGGCGAGCAGGTCGTCGCGTACCATGCGTTTCCATTCCTCGGCGGGCCGCGCAAGCAGCAGGCGGCGGCCGACTTCCGGAGTCATGTCCGACAACGGCAGATACCACGTCAGCACCGTGGCATTGGTGATCGCGGCCGGCCCCTGGTGCGTTGCGACGACATAGCCGAGCGAATTGCTGGTGCTCGACACATTGTCCCAGGCAAGCGGCACGCCGCGGCCCTGCGGCAAGCGATCGACGGTGATGTTGGCAACCAGCCACGGCGCGTAGCTGAAGCCCTTGGCATCGCCCGGAAGCGGGCACAGCCTTGCAGTGACGAAGTGCGGGGTCGCCAGGATTGCGGCGCGGGCGCGTGTGCGGACGGTGCGGTTGGCCGCAACATCGAAACTGTCGACCGTCACGCCCGGTTCGTGCCGGGCAACGGAATGGACGATCCGGCCAGAGGCGATCCGATCGGGGAAGGCCGCGGCTAGGCACTGGACCAACCGTCCATTGCCCTCCGGCCAGGTGAGTTCATTGTCGCCCGCGCCATTTGCCGCCCAGCCGCGCCGCCCGGCGAAATAATGAATGCCTGCCCAGGCGGAGACGGCATCGGGCTCCGTCCCGTAATCGTCGCGCATTGCGTAGCGGACATGCGCACGCAACACCGGCGACTGCCATCCTTGGCCATCGAGCCAGTCGGCGAAGGATCGGCCGTCGAGTGCGCGCAGATGTGGCTCGTATGAGCTATAGGCCACCGGCGAGGCGAAGCCGGGCTTGCCGTCGCTGCCGACATAACTCGAAAAGCGCCGCATCTGCGCCGCGAACGCGGCGAGGTCTTGGCGGTCGCGATCGGTGAGACCGGTACGTGGGATCAACCCCTCTTGCCAGCGCCCCTGCCAGAACAACCGCTCCTCAAGATCGGCGCAGAGCTGTTCGGGATCATAGACGGGCACGCCATCGGCATCGCCGGTGATCATGCCGAACTGGCGGAGCATGTGCCGCAGCGCTTTTGCCTCGCGGTTGGCCACGGGCAGATAATGCGCACCCAAGGGATAGGCGGACACGGCATTGCGCCCGTTTCGCGCGTTGCCGCCCGGCTGGTCCTCTAGTTCCAGCAGCTTGAAGCGGGTGAACCCGGCATCGGCAAGCCGCCATCCTGCCGAGAGGCCGGCCACTCCGCCGCCGGCGATCACAATATCGGCATCTTCGGTAACGCTTGGCGCTGGAAAGCCGCCCATTCGCAGCCGGTGACCGCGCGCGAGGTCTGCGCCGCCGAGCTGTCCCGGCGGCAGCGCCTCCGGCCCCTTGAGCGCATAGGCCAGCCCGCCTGCGGCCGCCGCCGACGCCACGCCCAGCCCCAGCACCGCGCGCCGGTCAGCCTTCATATTTGCTCCAGGCGTCGGCGAACTCGCGGACGAGCACCTGATTATCGAGCCGGTTCACCGGGGTCGGCCGGCGCGCCATATCGGGAGGGAAGTCGAACAGGCGCCGGTCGCCTTCCAGAGTGAGAAAGCGTCCCCCCGCCGGGATGCGCGCCTCAGCGGGAATCGGCCCTGCCCCCGCCAGCATAAAACCCCATTCGCCGAAGCTCGGCACATAAACATGATACCCGCGAGTCTGAAAGCCGGCTGCCTCCATGGTCGTCGCGACCGTCCAGAACGCCATCGGGGCGACGAGCGGCGAGGTGCTCTGCACGGCGATCATACCGCCCGGAGCGAGCAGCTTGCGGAGCGCGCGGTAGAAGGTCTCGGTGTAGAGCTTGCCGACCGAATAATCGACCGGATCGGGGAAATCGACGATGATCGCGTCATATTGTCCGGGATTCTCGCGCGCCCAGCGAAACCCGTCTGCATTGATGACGGTCATACGCTTGTCGGTGAGCGATCCCCGGTTGAGTGCGGTCAGCATGCCCGTCTGCGAGAACAGGCTGGTCATTTCACCGTCGAGATCGACCAAGGTCAGCTTCTTGACCTCGGGATGCTTGAGCACCTCGCGTGCGGCCAGCCCGTCACCGCCGCCAAAGATCAGCACGTTTGCCGGATTGACGACGCGGCCCAATGCCGGATGCACCAGTGCTTCGTGATAGCGATACTCATCTTGCGACGAGAATTGCAGATTGCCATTGAGATAGAGCCTTAGATCATCGTCACGTCGGGTGAGCACCACGCGCTGAAACTTGGTGTTCACCGCATAGATCACCGGCTCGCCATAGCTGCCGACCTCCGCCCAGCGCTGGAGGCGGTCCGACGCGACGAAACCACTGCCAAGCGCCAGGAGGACGAGGATGGCCGCCACCTTTTCGGCGCGGAAACGTGATGTGCGCGGCAAAGCGAACAGCAGTGCGAGTGCCACCCCGGCGTTGAGTATTCCGAACAAGAAGCCAGTGCGGATCATGCCGAGATGGGGCATCAGCAGCAGTGGGAATAACAGGCTCGCGACCAGCGCTCCGACATAGTCGAAGGTTAGCACGTTCGACACCGTTTCGCGGAAATCGAAGCCGCGGAGGATCCGGATCAATAGGGGGATTTCCAGACCGACGAGGAAGCCGATCGCGAGAACCAGCCCATAGAGCGCGACGCGAAAATGCTCGATCAGAGGGAACAGCATGAACAAGGCACAGGCCGAAGCGCCGCCCAACGCAGCGATCAGCAGCTCGACCCGCACGAACAGCCGCATTTCGTCGCGCTTCACATAGCGAGAGCACCAGCTGCCGACGCCCATTGCGAACAGATAGGTGCCGATGACGGTGGAAAATTGAGTGACGCTGTCGCCGAGCAGATAGCTGGCAAGCGTACTCGCCAGCAGTTCGTAGATCAGGCCGCAGGTTGAGACGACAAAGGCAGAGACCAGCAGTGCGATGGCAGAGGCCGACGCGCGTGGTTTGGGAGCAACCGGATCGCCCTCAGCCATGAATCGCGGCGGCGACGATGATCGCCAGGCCGATCGCCACGGCGCCGGCAAAGATGGCGACCGCGACATTCTGCTTCTGTTCGATCTCCTGCCACAATTTGCCGGGTGTCAGCAGATCGAGGATGACGAAGCCAACGACGAAAACGACGATGCCGATGACCGAGTATAACAGGGTGCTCAGCACCGCGGGCAATGTGGTGACCATATGCAGATTCCTATTTGTGAGTTGGTCCGCGAACGCCGACGCCAGAGGTGCGGGCCTGTCCGCCTTCGGCAAAGGGCGACCAGGCAAAAATTCCGGTGAATAGGCACAAGCCGATCACCGCCATGCACCAGGTTCCATACAAGAAACTGCGTGTGGTCATTCGTCCTCCTCCACTACCGGCGCGAAATCGCTTTCGGCTTTGCGGGCCTTCTCGAAGGCAAGATGCATGAGCAGTGCGCCCAACCAAGGCAGGCTGATCAGCAGCAAGGCGATCAGGATGTTCGAGGCGTAGAGCGTGCCGTGGCGCACTTCCACATGCACGACCGGTTCGTTCGTCGGCTCCATCCAGCCACCGTCGGGAAACGCCATGCCCGACTGGCTCCAGCGATTGCCCTTGTATTCGACGATCAGATCGTATGTGCCCGCCGGCACGCTGGCGATCGATATCTGCGACCGGCGCCCAC encodes:
- a CDS encoding flavin monoamine oxidase family protein; translated protein: MKADRRAVLGLGVASAAAAGGLAYALKGPEALPPGQLGGADLARGHRLRMGGFPAPSVTEDADIVIAGGGVAGLSAGWRLADAGFTRFKLLELEDQPGGNARNGRNAVSAYPLGAHYLPVANREAKALRHMLRQFGMITGDADGVPVYDPEQLCADLEERLFWQGRWQEGLIPRTGLTDRDRQDLAAFAAQMRRFSSYVGSDGKPGFASPVAYSSYEPHLRALDGRSFADWLDGQGWQSPVLRAHVRYAMRDDYGTEPDAVSAWAGIHYFAGRRGWAANGAGDNELTWPEGNGRLVQCLAAAFPDRIASGRIVHSVARHEPGVTVDSFDVAANRTVRTRARAAILATPHFVTARLCPLPGDAKGFSYAPWLVANITVDRLPQGRGVPLAWDNVSSTSNSLGYVVATHQGPAAITNATVLTWYLPLSDMTPEVGRRLLLARPAEEWKRMVRDDLLAMHPDLDDAIRSIELWRWGHAMIRPTPGFLEHGEAARPKPPLFLAHSDLSGLSLFEEAHYHGVRAAEDAMALLGHGYESLL
- a CDS encoding polyamine aminopropyltransferase encodes the protein MAEGDPVAPKPRASASAIALLVSAFVVSTCGLIYELLASTLASYLLGDSVTQFSTVIGTYLFAMGVGSWCSRYVKRDEMRLFVRVELLIAALGGASACALFMLFPLIEHFRVALYGLVLAIGFLVGLEIPLLIRILRGFDFRETVSNVLTFDYVGALVASLLFPLLLMPHLGMIRTGFLFGILNAGVALALLFALPRTSRFRAEKVAAILVLLALGSGFVASDRLQRWAEVGSYGEPVIYAVNTKFQRVVLTRRDDDLRLYLNGNLQFSSQDEYRYHEALVHPALGRVVNPANVLIFGGGDGLAAREVLKHPEVKKLTLVDLDGEMTSLFSQTGMLTALNRGSLTDKRMTVINADGFRWARENPGQYDAIIVDFPDPVDYSVGKLYTETFYRALRKLLAPGGMIAVQSTSPLVAPMAFWTVATTMEAAGFQTRGYHVYVPSFGEWGFMLAGAGPIPAEARIPAGGRFLTLEGDRRLFDFPPDMARRPTPVNRLDNQVLVREFADAWSKYEG
- a CDS encoding DUF350 domain-containing protein; its protein translation is MVTTLPAVLSTLLYSVIGIVVFVVGFVILDLLTPGKLWQEIEQKQNVAVAIFAGAVAIGLAIIVAAAIHG